The Xiphophorus couchianus chromosome 18, X_couchianus-1.0, whole genome shotgun sequence DNA window AATAGATTTTGATAACAGTTATTGAGCCTTTTAATAGTCTGCAGTACATTGCTAAAGCATTTATTAGTATGAATGCTGTAGGCACAACCACAGCAGTATTTCAAATAACAAAACTACTTTGTGCTATTTAAACCTTTCAACTTTTACCATATTCTGCTCATTCAGGACATTACGGTTATGTCTTTTGGTATTGACATCTGCAATGGTTAaagaaatattcagctttttgtgATCATCTTGGGTCCcactgaaatgaatgaatggaacTAATAAGCTCATAATTTGTGACAAATTCTACTACAAATGTTGCGTTATTTCATGGTTAAATACTTCCACATGCTTTCAGCAAAAATGccattcaaatattaaaatgtagtCATATCATTCAACTACTCCTGTTTGTTTCGGTTTTTTCGTATCTCttacagatttaataaaatccGTCTTCATGTTTTTGCTCACATTAAGGTCAGTCTTCTGTCTTCCAAACCAAATTCCAACTCTAGTTCCAATCCTCACTTGCCAAAATATTACATACCATGTCTTGTACACTATAGCCATATTTACTGTGGTAAAATTCTTGCAACTACAGATGCTGGTATTTTACTGTAAactatataatattttttaaaacagtgtaaCAGCTGCTAGGAAGGATCTATGATAACGCTTCTTTGTGCACTTAGGAtccagcagtctgtcactgaaggaaCTCCAGAGCTCAGCAACAGCTTCATGCTGTATAAATATTGggggaaaatataaaataagtttaaggGGTACACATACTTATGCATGTCatcttatttatatattattattcagAAGAAATTTGAGCTTCCTTGACTCAGCAGCTAGGCTCATGTTCAAGTTCAgctccttttttccttctttgatAGAGCTATGACATAAATGTTATGTATAACTTTAAGATCAGATAAGGAGAATCTTCTGGCCACACTTCTCAAATGTAAGCTGCTCTTAGGTCACAGCCCCGATTTTGGACTTTAGGGTAATTAGCACCAATTTGTAAAGAGAAATGCTggaaccattttaaaaaaatgccacaTTAGTTCCACTTTCGTTGAGCTCTGAAATATCCTTTGACGAAACCTCAGGGATTCTCGGCCATCTTCTCCTTTCAACCATATTTTCCCAAGTTTTTTTCCTGAACAAAGGCTTAGCTTCATGGTGAAGACGACCCCATGAGGTTTCTCTGCGGTTTGGTCCCTGAAACAGCTTCCAGCACTTCatacaaatgtttctgttttgtttttaccccCTTCTTTCGTCGCTCAGTACACTCCTTGGTAGAAACAAAGGAGGCAGGGTTTTTATGAGCCAGTGACAGCAAAAAGATTCTGGGGGCCTCAGTGTGCTCATTCAAGCCTCAATTCCTTCACTTGGCAGTGTTTTCGAGGGTGGGAGGGGACCATGAGACGGTTTAAAggaaatgttctgcagtttGGCTACAGAGCCAACTGCTACTGGCCCAACATGCTGTAACATGTGGACAAAGAACTTCAGTTACTTATTTTATCAAGAATTTCTTACATTTCACATTCTTAATTATTTATAACTGTATTAGAAGGATTTTAAAGAGTTGCTGTTCAGCTTCAGGAATCAAAAGGTGAAAATACCGTGAAACaaaatttcttttcagtaaAACGTGGATCgagataagaaaataaaaacaaaacaaaaaactaacaaagaaaaaaaaacaaaccctttcTTTTTGGAGTTCAGTGCTTCAGCAAAAAATTACCCCCATACTCAGTATGCACAGCACACTACCTGTAAATCTGGTTTCATAACCCACCCAGAACTTAATAACTACTGCCACCTTGTGGCCAAAGCAAGTAACTCCCATTTCAGTTGAATTCAATAAATATTCAGCAGGAATGCGGAGCCTCAAGTATTAATATctagtaatttttttgtttttgaatcacattggttttcttatgtgacagaacaaaacaatttagtgtataattgtaaaatggagattttacatttttaataagctGACTAACAATCTGCAAAGATTTTGCTGTACGCATCTGCCAggtttgcacatctagagaccAAAATAATTCATTGTTAAAGAGCTAAATCTCAGTCTGAATGGAGAATATTAAGGGATAGCAATGTTTAAGTCTTTcactttttcagtttgatttaggtctggactttgactgggccattcaaacacaaacaggtttTGATTTAAACCAGGGTACTGCTATCTGTGGTTCCAGAGTGACTCATTTGGACATCTCACAATAGCTCTTAAGTTTgactaaaaatgacaaaaacaaactccagcttataaatatagatatatacaaCAAACGTGacttaacacattttttgtttgaataattGTATTGAAATTTCACAACAGAATGacattaaaagtacaaatatgtCGTTCTAATTTTCGTCAttaggtggaaaatgtttttaacaaataacatcttgtggaagaaaatatattcatcctctttttgcaaaagttttaagtttttctttattgtaaaacctaaaaataaaaataaaatggtggttCATAGGAAATAACAACAACCTTACATAATATATCTTTTCTAAAAGGTCATGTAAGACTTCTGGCTCTAagcaagttttatttagctggacaggggaaaaaaattactctTTTAATGGTAAAGGCTGCAAACTCAATCTAAACCATTGCACGCTAATTCTGGCTGTATTTACGCTTTATCGTTATACTATTTGAGTTACtctaaaatccaaataaaatatactgataTGAGTAAATATGGACAAATGTATGTATTAAAACGAGTACTATTGCGAGGTACTATGAGTTTGAATATTTACTACGGCAAAAGatgcaaaatttgttttctacCCTACGGAGTCGCAAAGTGAACAGACAGACCACAAGTTGCAGCTAACTCCAGCAGTTAATTTTAAGGTTGCTAAAGGACACCTCCATTCATTGTCTGATGGCAGACTGCAGTCAAAAGGATTTCCTGATGACAATTGCTGGCGCTACGTTCATATCACTCGGGACTACAATGTGCGGAAAAAGCGCTATATCTTCGCTTCCAGATAACAGAAGACCTGACAGGTATTGAAAAGGGGGTTTATTTGTTGTACATTTGACAAAGAAGCATATAATTTCTCACTGATTGGCGAACAGGAGTTCACATGCGACGAGACAATAGAGGGATGGGGGTGTTAGGAGTGAGGAAATGGTCTTTATCTTCTTGTCAGCTCAGTTGATTAGACaggatgctgtgggcaggaacaGGTGTGGAGCATTGTCCACACATGCAAACATTGTTGAGAGCGGAGACTTATTATGACTGTGACTTACTATGTAGTATCAGCCACTGTGTCCattattttcatgattttgcttaataaaacaaaagttgcagtttctacatttctaaaaaaaacaaacaaaaaaagagtcttctataaaaacataaacctgATATTTTTGCATAACTGTTTTAGTTgcttaaaacaatgtttcagaACCTAACCAACTTGTGTGAGActtgtgttttcacacctgatggtgCAGTAGACTCGATTTGATTGGAGACCACACTGCATTGTGTTAttcaaaccttttgaaaaactTGTCTACTGTTTTTCACCAAGAAcatctgaaggaaacaacacaaaaatctcagaaaaagaCACCATGTGCAACCTCCATCTTCacgaaatgtaaaaaaaaaaaaaaaaaaaaaaaccctggagtAACGTcaaattttagcagttgtaggttttcttttttgtctttggtaaaagaccatgagTAATTTTGCCTGCTAGTGCTAgacatgcacatttgtttttggttgtatttacgtTGAATCCGATGCGCTATAATACGTTTCCAGCTTTTGTATTGGTCTCCAGTCCGATTGGCCTTCACAGATGTATTTGGATCGCTccagaattcacttcaaccaaaaCACGACCTACGTTTCTAGGCAGTCCAGAGTTCGCTTTTTGGTCCATatcagagttcgattgcacattcacacctccccaattGAACCTGACTTTCTAATCAGACAAACTAGAGTTTGGTTAAAGCAGACTAATCAGGGCTGGAATGTATCACTGTGTTTTGCACATAAATAATCTACAGCTGCATCAAGAAATTGGCTCATGACATAAATTGAGCTGGTTGTAATCATCTGACCAGAAACTAAACATTCAAATTTTCTTCCAATCAGTGACTGCATTATTAGAGCTAATAGGACACAGTGACAACAGAGATCTTAGGagtggaagttgttactgagAGAAGACCAATAAAATGGGTTTCTATGAGATGTTAAGGTGAAGGATGATACTTAGTCCTTCACCTTAGATACATGCTGTATTTAATATCAGACTCATATTGGCTGCTTATTTATGTTGCTACGTCTAAATGTGGAGTGACAAAGTGGCAAAAACAGGACattgctctgttttttgttttgcttttggaatATTCCAATTCTGTATCTTATGCTGCATTAGCAGCTATTGGCAATCTTTTTGAAATCTCATAGCTAAATTAGGGATTTTCCAATTAATCCTAACAGAGATGTGACGTGTATGACTGTAAAAtcacataaaaccacaaaactaTGATATTCTTACTTAACAGTATCAGACCTTGGAAATCTCAAAGTGATCAATGTCTTATACAAACCCTTAAGACAGACaacaacagacaaaaacaacaaaagacacagataaaaaaaaataaacaaattaaaaacagaataagaaaATATGCATTGTTGACGTTTTAAATCGTTTCAGCTATAGGTGTCTTTATGTAAAAGAATGGGCGTTTTGTACGTTTACATTTGGACTGCACccagatgtttctttttttgactaAGAGCAGATGTGCCGCGTACCACCGCACACCGTCCGACATGCAATCTGAATCTCAGTGAAGtaacaataaatagaaaatgtgcaGGCTGAATGAAGATCTTTCAAACCCCCCCGAGAAGTAAATCGTTTCATATTCACTGGGCCCCGGAGACCTCTTTAGGCAGACAGCCAGGTAGGAGGGTTCCGGTGCTGCTGGCAGGAACAGAGCCAGTTGTGATGGCTTTCCCTTCACTACAGGAAGCCAGATGGAAACACCTATTGTCTTCAGTCACAACACATGCACTCCTATATGTCAGAATGAAGTGGGAACTTTAGAAAGAGCAAGCtctgtactttttctttttttttttgtaaacagtaAACAATGAAACCAAGAAGTGCAGTAGAAAATAGGATGAATTTGATTATCTAAAAATCAGAGCTCTTAACCAATGTCCATTTAGTTACATACTCCTTTGACCTAAATTTTCAGACTTTGATGGGATTCATTATAGCCTGAGGATATTTAAGCGCATGAAAAAAATTTGACAAACTGGATTTTATCTTCTGTGTGTTTcagaaattctgaaaaaaaaaaaaaaaactgaagttgaCTTTCAATTTGATAGCTGGGGTGATTTCAGGACAAACTATTCCTTAAACTTGTGAAATCTACACATTCTGTATGTTATATTGTTTTCTAATATAAAGAATGattatatttatgcttttttgcTCCTAAACTTGATCCAGTTTAAGAATAAGTCCAAGTGAAAAACCTGATCTAAGAGGGTTTAGCCATAAAGCTCTGAAATTATCTCTTTTTATTAGGTGTGAGTAtacatatatgtttttaaatatctaattgacaaataaatatgaacaaaaacagttttctttatgtgagcaaatatgaaattaattttgtcaGCTGAATAAAAGTCAACACAAAAAGTGATATATACAAAtgtatgttttctatttttgtgatTGATCTGcaaactttttctgtatttgattaacaaaaaaatgtagttttgtgtTTCCCTTGACCTTTATAGATATAGAAGCCTTGAACATTATAGtgtaaacaaagaaatccactgttttattttgcaagatTGGGtcctgtcttttttctttttgttatacTGGGAACATTCTAATCTAGCGGAATAATGTGACAGATATGCTTATGAAAGAGCACATGTATGTAAGTTTCCTACATATAGACATCATTGTATCTCCCTACTGAAactaatataaagaaaaaactaaaggagaagtgaaagagaaagaattaAAAGCGGAAGACGGGAGCAAAAGAATAAACTTCAGTGGTCTATTATTTTAAAGGTCACGTCCAGcaagaataaataagaaaataaatattttaaacaaacaaacaaaaaaaaccactcACCTTTTGATCGAAGTACAGTGTTTTATAGCTGATGGGGGGCTCCGTGGTGTAACGTAACCCTCCAAGCCTGGTGAAAAGTTGTGACTTTAGAGAGGTCACGTGCAAGCATGCCAAACACAACGTTATGATGCCGGTAGCTGCAATTGTGTCCAAATTCCTGCCTCCGGCCATCATTCTGCTCATGTGTAAATCACAGCCCTCTGTGTGCTGATCTTCTACGTGGTCAACACTGCCGCATGATCTGTGCAGCGATTGCAATAAGTATACTGTACTTCTCCCGTAGAAGGCAGGAAGTGAGATTCTCCCTGTCAGCAGGTCCGGAGAGGTGTTGCCATTCAAACCAGTGTCAACTTAGCACGAGAGCAGCGGCTGAAGTCCGCTTCTGAAGAGCGGACACCAGGTGCCAGAGTCTCCGGAAGTATTTAACTAACACCGCTATGTAAGCTACCGGGGATGTAAACACACAGCAGATGGCTCGTATCATGAATAGACAAGAATGAGCGTACGCCGCATGAGCGTCAGCGACGTACGTCAAGTTTGCAACCATCTTGTGAGGGGCAACTTTTAGTTCAACcataaaaaaactagaaaatatttctgttctaGCAGTTGTGTGACTGGGTGGCCTGTTGTGATGGACCTCTTTTTTTACACAAGATATttcatgaatgaataaatatacaaaaaacaaataataacaaaaacctcttcactttctgtttttaacatgcTGAGTCGAAATTATTAACATGGATAACAATGCAAGTTCTAAATATACATTGCATATTATTATTCTAATAGAATATTAGAGTATTGAATATTATTTTCAGATATGACAAAAACTGATCCAAATAGTTTCTCAGAACTATAATTTCAGATATCAGTTATCCCTGAAATAACATCCATTAAGCAACAGTTTTTgacaaactaaaaaaagttttgttttttctatgaCTTAAATAAGGGTAAGCTTAGGTGCATTTAAGCATACTGTTAAATTTTggttttaagatgttcattAAAAACGGTCAATTAaaactctttgaaaataaacttctgcatttattttcgGAAAACCAAGAGATTTAAAAGTGCCACTCACAAAATGGCCGACGAGTCTTCAGACTAACGAGGACACGGCAACGCCTCGTCTTCTATCATGCAATGGTTGATGGGAGTGCGAGTTCTATTTAAGAAAGATGCAACAAATTCCAAAATTGATTCAGCAGTGCTCAAAATTTGGAattgtgatatttaaaaatagagccctacacatttttttcatttcaatgttACTTACTACCCCCAGATTACATTTAATAGAGTTGTCAGTTCATTTCTAACCAATTTTATAAAGCAGGACAAACTCACGTCAACTCCAGAGGCCTGCAAATTTAGTATGACTATATCTTTtgctttgtctttcttttttggtaaaaagtacagagagtgaattgtttaaaatattttttaaaaactaaaaaaatctggccattacaagcaaaaataataacagaggACAAATTGTCAATAATTAGTGTAGCTGTTTAATGATATACACAGTAATTTAGGGATTATTTTTgtacacaaaaggaaaaaacacaacaattcaAACAGCCTTTCAGATGTAAATCCCATTGAAGTTGACAGGAAGATGTAAAGAATTAAGCACAAGTATCTCCTCTTAAACCTAAAGCACAAGAAATAACATAACTCTGGCACTTCtagcaaatgagaaaaaaactgaaggtaCAAAATCATACAATAAAAGTGCCAAGATGTACTATAGTAATAAATCTGTACAAGAAAACACTAAGTgttacagttaaaaaaagaactaagTGTGCAGTATATGGCATTGTGCAATACAGCAGCCTGTAGTTATGGCAAATGAATAAAAGATCATTTTAGACACTACCAtgctgacaacaaaataaattcacagaaaGCATTGTATGAAATACAACAAGTTATATAAAATTACATGGACACACCCCCTTGAAACTATTTCATGACCAGCACTGACAAATGCAGGAATATTCACGTGTATGTTAAAGAAAACAGCTGACaatcataaagaaaaatctactGATATTTTACTGATAAAAGGCTTTCCAACTGTTTCAAACTAAATCAGCAATCACTAAAACTGCCAATgtactaaaaaaatattaatagcaATGCACAATACTGTAGGTTTTATATGTGGTTCagtttttatgacataaaaacatgttctaGCAGCaagtaaaaagtcaaattttggggaaaaaattgcTTCACAGTATGTAATGACAGgtgcaaaaaaaatgatttaaaaatgacaaagctgTCATGTGATGTGATTCTCAGAGcagagggaaaataaacatccaacagattttatgttacattttcagcttgttCAACCGTAGTAATCTCCAAAATGTAGTGCTTGTAAACATGTTACTGATAACTAATAAACCCCAATGTTCACTAAAATTGTCATCCGAATTGTAACAATATACCTGGCAAAACTTTTTGCTCTCGTAATACTGCTGGTGAATACTGATGTCGGATGAGAAATGAATCCCAAAGGCCAAACTGGAAAGTCCTGCTGTTTCTAAGCCCTACCCAGATTACCCACATCATCAGTCAAACATAAGTGCATCTGAAGAAATAGggttatgataaaaaaaaaatgaactaatTGAGTTAAGTGAAACctttaaaatgttagaaattcattacacacagagcAATATATTTCTAAAAGGGATTTTgaatgtagaaatgttttttcattggaagtttttctttggaaataCAACTGATGTGGCAGGTATCATGCAGAGTCGGAGTCACCTTCTAAAAGGAGGGTAAGATACCAAAAGGCATTGTtaaagaagctggctgttcACAGACTGCTGACGTATCCTGGAAATGTACGACAACAGTGGCATTAATTGTGTAAGCCACTCCTGAACCAGAGATGATGTCAGATGTGTCAGAGGTGCCTTACCTAAGGAGAAAAAACGTCTGTCGTCTTTTCAGATGACAgtaaaatttgtatttcatttggatGCAGGAAGAGTGGAGAAGCACAAAACCCAAGTTGCTTAAGGTCTggtgtgaagtttccacagtgAGTAAATTTTTGGGGAATCGaatcatctgctggtgttggagCACAGTTTTTTCTGAAGTCCACAGTCACCTACCATGGAAGAGCACTCTTCCTTCTGCTGACAATGTTGACTTCCGTTTCCAGCAGATCTTGACACCTGCCACACTGCCAAAACTTCCAATCTCTGCATTAATGACCATGGTATCAATGtactgaattaaaaaacaaacaggcctGTGTAAAACCTCATTTAGTACTGTCCGAGTACTGTCAAGAGAAAGATGAAAAGCTCCAGAAGTAAATAATTGCAACCGAAATACATCACTCTGTTCATAATGAATCTACATAATGTGTAAATTTCACTTCTTAAATTGAAttaggggctgcacagtggcgcagttggtagcactgttgccttgcagcaagaaggtcctgggttcgattcccggccggggtctttctgcatggagtttgcatgttctccctgtgcatgcgtgggttctctccgggtactccggcttcctcccacagtccaaaaacatgactgtcaggtcaatttctctaaaattctccctaggtgtgagtgtgtgtgtgcatggttgtttgtcctgtatgtctctgtgttgccctgcgacagactggcgacctgtccagggtgtaccccgcctctcgcccggaacgtagctggagatgggcaccagcaaccctcccgaccccattagggacaagggtgtacagaaaatggatggatggatggaaattgaATTAGTGATTTAAATTAACGTCTTGATGATATTTTCATGGATTGATGTGCACCTGTTCATCCTGATCCAGTGAGGATACTGGCTTTAATGATAGtagcacttttaaaaactaaaatcaactAGCTCCTTTGTACTGCGTATAAAAGGCATGGGAAAAACATGACCAAACTAAGTGTTGGCTTTATGCCATCTTAGCAGGACGGAGGCATTGGGGCTCAGCCATCTACGCTCTACAGTCAATGGCTACCAAGTTACCGCAGCCGGGCAGCTGAGCTCCCTTTAATTGAGGCTGCAGCAGTTCAAATAACTGATGGTTTTACCCTCACCGGGCATTGGGGCAGTGTCATTGTTGTCGAGCTTGTTCTGCTTGGCTTCTCGAATGAGTTCGCACGCCAGGTCAAGGAAGAGTTTCTCGACGTTGTCGGACTCTTTGGCCGACGTCTCCAGATAGAGCATGCTCTGAGCCTGAGCGAAGTCTTCGGCCCTCTGCCTGAGAACCTCTCTCTTGTCTGCCAGATctattttattacctaaaagaGAACGGGCAAAACAAATCAGCCAACTAACGTCACATACATTGGGAAACGTTATTCTGAGCGCCACTCTGACAGAGCAGAGTGTAACGAAACAGATGGGCGTGGAGGTGTATGTGTGTGCCTGCATGTGGGGGATGAATTTCAACAAAGGCTCTGAGTGGGAGTGCTTTATCCCAGaaaatttgtcctttttttgactGACATTTTATAGAAATCACCAAACAAGACAAGGAATTTGTTTGGTGCTATTGGAGATTCCATTGTTTCATACCTTGTGGGCCATTTACTTCTGACCATGTATCAATTCATTACTACTAAGGGGATATTTTGTACCTGCATTGGCAAGTAGTTCTGTAAGTCATTTTCTATAATATATTCATGGTCTATCGAAAGAAGATCCAAAGGGAGGATCCTTAGAGTTAATTTGGTTAGTGCAGAGAACctaatattgtaatatttgaCAAGATTCAACAAACCCAAAAGGAAATCAACACCAAAATAGCATTACAGCCCACgttcagaaaataataaaagaaagcaCGACTTTCTTACCGACTAATATAGTCACCACTTGGTTGTTGGCATACTGCTCAATCTCCTTCAGCCACTCTGGAAGGCACCGAAAGGAGTCCTCACAGGTAATGTCATATGTGAGAATAAGGGCGTTGGCACTACGGTAGTAACTCTGAGTAATGGAGCGAAATCTCTCCTGTCCAGCTGTATCCCATATCTGCaactgtaaaacaaagcaaatgacACATGCAATTATCTGgctatttaaaagtaaatcatTAGCAAAGCATTCTTCTCCACTTTGTAAACCTCTCTGTGGTTTGGGTGTACCTTGACCTTCTCCCCATTGATTTCCACAGTTTTAATCATGAAATCCACTCCAATAGTAGCCCCTTGTCCAGGTGGGAAAAGCCCCTACAATTTAAGCAGAAATTTAGaattaaaaactctgaaaaactCTGTGTGTTTGATAAGAATGACAACATATTGGCAAAACACAGACCTGAGTAAAGCGTCGGACGAGACATGTCTTTCCAACTCCAGCATTTCCTATGAGAACTATTTTGAACAGGTAGTCATAATCTTCCATGCTCATAATAACCTGCAAAGGAATTTTAgaattcaaaatgacaaaattgcTCAAAATTGCTTTTAATTGCCTAAAACTGTCAGGTGTTGCAAGGTTACAATACACATTCAGTGCTccgattttattttattgaaacacATTGAAAATACCTGTGAAACaatacaagtttgttttaaccGTAAATGAGGTAATGGTCTGAATTATAAATGACAAGTTAGCTCATTGCTGATCAAACTACAggtaaactaaactaaaaaaatctgatcctTTAGTCTTtcatttcttacatttaaaaaaaaacaaccttcacTCCAGGTTATATTGCAATCCTGTTTTGAGccactttgcaaaaataaactgcacaGTTGTATTTTGCtttgacaaaaatcacaaagttttGAGGTCAGTTaagagcaaattaaaaatacaacttaaacCATGAATATATAAGTTTTAGGAGTCCTTGTACTGCAAGAAGAAAATGCCCAAATGgctaattaaatgtaaatgataTTGGGAAATGGGAAAAGTTCGGCCAGCTACAATCACCAAAAATCAGGAGCAATCAATTGGCCGGCCAATCAATCGGTCACCACTATACACAAATGTTATGAATGAAGTGCCTTTCATAAATGTTCATGGTCcttgaacttttacacatttcgTCATATtgtaaccacaaactttaatgtgttttattggaatttttaaGTAATAGTCCAAGGCCAAGTAGTGTATAATGGATAATTGGTTTTCCAAATGCTTTACCTACTCGGATCTAAAGAGGTGTGGCATGCAATTGTGATTGTAGTGGTTATACTTGTAGAACAGGCATTTGCTAAATTAGAGATCTGAGTGATCCAAATTTATCAATATTGGCAAATATTGAATAACCGACATAACAGCAATAACGGTTTGTAAcatttatggacagaatttctaggaaTAGTCAAGTGAGGAGTTAAATGTTGGGTATTGGCCCAAGCTTCcatattggtgcatccctaataTTTATAATGCGTGTGCGTAAAAGCAgtatttaataaacattaatagAAATGttaggggggggggaaaaacacCGTTCCATCTATTCTGCTCTGTGGGGAGTCGTGCCTGCAAATCAAATCCGTCACAAATGCATTTCAGGCAGACAAACTGCTTGTTGCTTGCTCACACGAACCTATGTTAATGTCCTCCGccgtagttttttttttttacattaaattaacaGCTTAAGCTTCCAAGTAGAATGCACCTCTTTACCCTGTCGTGGAGTTTATTAATCCTTTACCCATGTTAAATCCAAACACCGTGGCCCGCGGTTcatgtttaatctgatttaatattctaatccctgtcaaaaatgatttatcttCAAGCTAACTTGATACCTAGTAGAGCGAAGCTAGCAACAGTAGCTAATAGCGAGGCTACCTTGCGATTCTAGCCATTTTCGCAGCTTCTGCAGATGCAGGAGGGAAGGAAAAATCACAGTCAGAGCACTGCATCAACGcaaaaaaaacaccccaaaaaACTGTTTGCACTTACCAATAATCACGGGGATAGCCCCGGACTTATAACCACTTGGTATGCATAGGTTCG harbors:
- the rab30 gene encoding ras-related protein Rab-30; this encodes MSMEDYDYLFKIVLIGNAGVGKTCLVRRFTQGLFPPGQGATIGVDFMIKTVEINGEKVKLQIWDTAGQERFRSITQSYYRSANALILTYDITCEDSFRCLPEWLKEIEQYANNQVVTILVGNKIDLADKREVLRQRAEDFAQAQSMLYLETSAKESDNVEKLFLDLACELIREAKQNKLDNNDTAPMPGEGKTISYLNCCSLN